Below is a window of Aquarana catesbeiana isolate 2022-GZ linkage group LG11, ASM4218655v1, whole genome shotgun sequence DNA.
catggtcagaccatgttatattatgtatggtggaggaggacacagcTTGTAGAAGTACCTTGTCTACCAATATCAGATCTATTCTGGAGTAAGAGTTATGCCTGGTAGAATGGAGGGTGAAGTCTCTTTCGTTAGCATGTTGGCATCTCCAAACGTCATAGATGTCCTGAGAGTGTAGCAGAGGTTGAAGCGAGGGGGGAGGTGGTTTGGCCTTGGATGTggttttcggatggtcagtacagaaatcagcacacaaaagtcgaaagtacaaacacgcatgatcggaatctaGGAACGACCAAGAAGAGTTCGATCTTGGTCGTTCTtcgtaaaccagtggtcatcaaccctgtcttcagggcctactaacaggccaggttttatgtattaccttggagagatgtaGACTAgactactgcaatcactgagcagcaaatgataacacctgtgatgtacttcagttatcttgcaaacctggcctgttagtgggccctgaggacagggttgatgaccactgttgtaaACTACCATTcgcaatctagaattaacattcgtgacgtggcaattgatgaaatgtcgaaaagGCAGCGCACATAtttatcttctttaatgggattataatgaagctgctttgctggtgatactgatgtagttatgccaaacatattttaaaaggcatttgttttgtaagatctgaaaatcgcgaatcaacgctcaccaaacttctactaacacgaaattagcagaaggggcccaaagggtggcgcttgagaaacaAACTTTCTCTTTACACTCTTGTAGTACGTCATCAATtcgcggatagttagtatgctagacaaaatcctgcacacgtgcTTTTGACAAGAATCAGACGCTCAGTCGTACGACAATCTAACCATGTGTACAAGGATAGACATATGATTTGGGGGCCAGACATATGTATCAGTCAACCTCAATCACCTTTTGTAATGGGGAGATCCCCAAGTGTGGGgggtgaaaagaaaaagaaggagtgGGACCAGATAAGGAGGAGAGAGaacccaaaaaaggaaaaatctaGCAATCAGTCACTCAACTATTAAGATTTTTAGTGTATCTAGTTGGGTTTACAGAAGTGGAAGCATTTTTTCATATGTAATAGTGTACCTATGCTCCATCTTGAACCCCTCCCCCCATTACATCTGTATGAGGTGTTtgtggatctaaaaaaaaaaaaatcattagaaaTCTTACTGTGAAAATGTATTGTGCCATGATGGGTGAAAATAACGCTAGTGAAGCAAAAACACTGGCAGGAAGTGAAATAGGCTATAATGAGATGTTGGCTTTGGATATTTTGGAGGAACTCTGGGAAGAGGGGTAGTTGAAATTGAATTGCTGGAGAAGGCAATAGGAGGAAACTTTGAGGTTGAAGTATAACAGATGACGGTCATGTCTAAAGCCTCCTTCCATCCCCACTGACTGAAAGGCAATTTCATTCCCACTTTCTAGGGAGCGGTTTACTCTGAGATCATCCCGGTTTGTAAGGAAGCCAGAAATTATTTTAGATCTAATTTGTCATGTAAGGAGACGTAAGTTATATGGGGTCTGATGGATAATGCCAATGTGTAGTTGTTTATGGTGCACAAAGCTATGCCAGAAGAGATGTGTGGTGGCATTAAGTACATTTGCAATGCACCTTGCCACAGCTTGTGTTTGGGTTCCATTAATAACATCGCAAGTACTTTCTGATGGACGTCCAGAAGTTCTGCCTTAAGAAATAAAACTTAAGACAGTCTCACCttataaaaacacaaataatattATGTTGTCATGTCTTTATTGAATGAATAATTTCATGAATAAAGTTCATTCATGCATGAAATATGTAACATATCAAAAAATGATTAGCTGAAGTCAAGTATGTAAGATAATAAGTTGGCTTTTAAAATCTAGGTAGGTGTAAGCATaacatgatatttaaaaaaaatcacacacattcaTTTGGTCatttactaaacagaaaaaatgtttTAGAGTTTGtgtaattaaaattaaataaaaagcgtTCTTGAAGTCCACAGTCAGCAGATGGTTTACAAGTTGAAGAATCTCAGCACAATAATTGCTCTCCATAGGAGAAGAGATTTTATCtgagaaattaggatagagatgaGATTACATCACTTGTAAAGTGTCAATTATACATTTGAAAACTTGGTTTTCTAaaactaatataaaatatatactgtataacatacAACATGTTGCTTTCTGTTAGGTTCCAAAATCTCAGTGCTCAATAAGTTGTCTCCCAGGATACCGGAAAGTTCTCAGCTCTTCCATACACCCTTGTTGTCATAGTTGTGTCCTGTGTTCATATGGAGAAATATCAAATATTACAGGTAATGACTATGAAATATTACTGTGGGTATGCTCTTTTGTATGTATTGTCTCTAAAGAACATTAAAAAGGCCGaattgtaacctagaaataaacgACATAGCTGATTTGATATGTTGACGCATATTAATATttgattatattaatatatataaaccAAACAAGATATCCTGTAAGTGATCACAGTATtcattgattttattttgttttccagatagtgaaaactgcatgaaatgccCCGATcatgaatggccaaatgagaacaGAACTCACTGTATTCCCAAGGAAGTAGAATTTCTATCCTTCACTGATGACACGCTCTCACTAGTTTTTATAGTCCTCTCACTGTTTTGTTTTGGGAAGACTCTTCTAGTACTCGTCATTTTTATTTTACACCAGGACACACCAATTGTGAAAGCCAATAACAAGAGCCTCAGCTTTgtcctcctggtctccatcatgttgggtttcctctgtgtgttccTCTTTCTGGGTCGTCCTGTGGATGTAACCTGCTTGTTACGCCAAATATCTTTTGGAATTCTCTTTACAATAGCCGTATCTTCTGTATTGGCCAAGACTATTATGGTTTGCATTGCCTTCAAAGCCAGCAAACCCAACAGAGTGTGGAGGAAATGGATTGGAGTAAAACTGCCCACCTGTATAGTCTTAGCTTGTTCTTCTATTCAGGTTATAATCTGTATTAGTTGGTTGTCCATCTCTCCTCCCTTTCAGGAATTGGACACACACTCATACCAGgagaagatcatcattcagtgtaatgaagggtcagttattgggttctactctgtcctgggttatATGGGGATCCTGGCTGCTGTCAgttttattatagctttttttgTCAGGActttaccggacagttttaatgaagcTAAATatatcaccttcagcatgctggtgttctgcagtgtctggattgccatgatcccggcctatctgagcaccaaagGGAAATACACGGTGGgtgtggagatattcgccatactgatTTCAAATAATGGTCTCTTATATTGTATATTTCTTACAAAATGCTTTATAATTCTCTGTAGGCCAGAACTGAATACAAAAGTCTATCTGCACAgtcaaagaaatatataaaaactcTTTTATTTTAAGACATCACAAAATGTAGAAAGTTATGCAAATGATACATCACTTTTTGATTTGGCAAAGTTGAAAAAAGTAATATAACATTTTAAAATCCTACTTATAGTGTAAGAGAACATCTTTCAAAAGCAaaaaatcaaatatacagtatgtcaacTAAATTTAAATACTTAATAAAGAATCCAATCA
It encodes the following:
- the LOC141112921 gene encoding vomeronasal type-2 receptor 26-like; the protein is MADSRALESAYSTIEKSSVKVIILCGTYHDFMFHSSLRRLYGDVTFILPPNWASNIPLLEKYPEILNCSLSLNFWSEADKNFKNFVDGFHPMIRPKDKLLENLWITTLFCLSGNTKKDTLYENLYRISLHNCTGQEHLPDSGDYSSDRTTDPVYRAVEHVVNALQVLYSSQNYSSLKGQTDEGKYRHKLNLCSKMISNDNVRNKGNEDLSIQFTIQNHVFVNGSLLTRSVGNFRSDGFDYWKLVINSTLIKWKNKKNQVPKSQCSISCLPGYRKVLSSSIHPCCHSCVLCSYGEISNITDSENCMKCPDHEWPNENRTHCIPKEVEFLSFTDDTLSLVFIVLSLFCFGKTLLVLVIFILHQDTPIVKANNKSLSFVLLVSIMLGFLCVFLFLGRPVDVTCLLRQISFGILFTIAVSSVLAKTIMVCIAFKASKPNRVWRKWIGVKLPTCIVLACSSIQVIICISWLSISPPFQELDTHSYQEKIIIQCNEGSVIGFYSVLGYMGILAAVSFIIAFFVRTLPDSFNEAKYITFSMLVFCSVWIAMIPAYLSTKGKYTVGVEIFAILISNNGLLYCIFLTKCFIILCRPELNTKVYLHSQRNI